TGCCGACGACGATGATACGCATGGAAACCCGCAATCCTCTTCGATGATGGAAGCGGCCCTATCGGAACAGGGCCGCCTGAGCAAGATCAGTCGTTGCCGATGGCAACGCCTTCACGGCGGCTGTCGGCGCCGCCGACCAGCCCGTTGGGCGTCACCACGATAGCATGGATGCCCGAATTCTGGGCGATCAGCTTGACCTCGTGGCCCTTCGCTTCGAGGGCGGCCTTCCATCCTTCGGCTTCCGTTCCGGCCTCGAGTTCCGTCGGGCCGTTGCGGCTGCCCACATTGGGAAGGTCGGCGGCCACCTGAGGGTCGAGCTTCCAGTCGAGAAGGCCTACGAGGGTCTTGGCCACGTAGTTGATGATCAGGCTGCCGCCCGGCGAACCCACGGCCGCGTAGAGTTTGCCGCTGCCGTCGAGCACGATGGTCGGGGCCATGGATGAGCGGGGGCGCTTGCCGGGCTCGACGCGATTGGCGATGGGTTTGTCGTCCTCCGTCGTGGCGAAGGAGAAGTCCGTCAGCTCGTTGTTGAGCAGGAAGCCGCTCTTCGTCATCAGCCGCGATCCGAACCCGTCCTCGATGGTCGTGGTCATCGACACCGCATTGCCATTGCGATCCACGATGGACATGTGGCTCGTGCCGAATTCGATCCCCTCGGACGGACCCCACAGGAAGGTCTTCTGGAAGGGCGGGTCGCCGGGCTTCGCCTTGCCCATGGACTTGGCGGGATCGATCAGCGCGGCGCGGCTCTTGAGATAGCCGGGATCGGTCAGCCCCTTGACCGGCACGTTCACGAAGGCGGGGTCGGCTACGAAGAGCGCCCGGTCGGCATAGGCCAGGCGGCCCGCCTCGGCGATCCAGTGCACCGCGTCCGGTCCGGGCTTGAGGGACGCCATGTCCTGCGTCTCCAGGATGCTCATGATCTGCTGCACCGCGACCTGGCCGGAGCTCGGCGGGCCCATGCCGCAGATCCTGTAGGTCCGGTAGTTCCCGCACAGGGCGTCGCGCTCCTGGACTTTGTAGCCCTTGAGATCGTCCAGGGTCATGTCGCCGGGATTCGTGGCGTGGCCCGTCACGGTGGTCACGATGTCCTGGGCGATCTCGCCCGTGTAGAAGGCATCTGCGCCTTTCTCGGCGATGGTCCGGAGGGTCTTGGCGAAGGCCGGATTCTTGAGAATCGTTCCCACTGTCTTCGGCGTGCCGTCAGCCTCGTAGAAATAAGCCCGCGCCACGGGATCGTTCTGGAGATATTTCTCCTGGGTCAAAAGCCCGTTGAGGCGCGGTGAGATCGCAAAGCCTTCCTCAGCGAGGCGTGCGGCCGGCTCGATCACCTGCTGCCAGGAGAGCTTGCCCCAGTTCCTGTGAGCGGCTTCGAGCAGCCGCAGGGTGCCCGGAACGCCGACCGAGCGGCCGCCGACCACGGCATCGTAGAATTTCATCGGCTTGCCGTCGGGTCCGAGAAAGCGCTCGGGCTTGGCGGCGGCCGGCGCGGTCTCCCGGCCGTCGAGGGTCGTCATGGTCTTTCCGTCCCAGAAGACCATGAAGGCGCCCCCGCCGATGCCGGAGCTCTGCGGTTCGACGAGATTGAGGACGAGCTGTACGGCAACCGCCGCGTCGACGGCGCTTCCACCGGCTGCCAGGATCTCGCGTCCGGCCTGCGCCGCCAGGGGATTGGCGGCGGCGACCATGTCTTTCGTCGCCGTTCCAACCGACTTGGCCGCGCGCCCCGTGGGAGCTTCAGGCGCGGGGGCGAGAGCCTGCGCGAAAACCGGGCCGGGCAGGGCGATGCCGGCGAGAAGGCCGAGGCTCAGGAGATTTCGTCGAAGAGCGTGGTGAGTGATCATGCGGCGGGCTTCCTCTCTGGTTCTTCGGTCCCCATGGGGAAGATCAGCCTAACAAAGGATCATCCCTTTGCGCCACTTCCATCGGATCTACGAAAAGAAGAAAATCCGCGTTTGCTGCGATGCAATAACACACTCCTGTCACTCTTTTCCGGCAGGGTGCGATTCGTGATGCGAATAAGGGAGCAGGACATGCACTCATACAATCTGTTCCGAAGCACGAAACCGGACGGACTGGTTTGTGCCGTCCCGGAAGAGCGCTCCGTCCCTTCATTCGTCGTCGAGCCGCATTGGCAGTTCGGCGGTCGGATCGAAGGCCAGGACGCGCCTCTCGGATTCGACCGGAAGGCTGCCATGGAAGGCGTGCGCTTCAACGGTTTCTATCTTTTTGCGAGCTTTCAGAAGGACCGTCCGGGCCATTGAGGTCCGGTCGCTCCCCGCATGTCCGGCTGATCCGGTCGGGCATGCCGAACCGACTAAAGAACACCCCGTCGATTCCGATCGAAACTTGATCTTAAGCGGCACCTGTCTTCTATCTGACTGACCTTCGCGCCCGCTGCCTTCCATCTTCGATTCGATTGTGAACTCCTCCCTCGCCCTCATCTGGACCATCACGGCCGCAACCACCCTGCTGCAAGCCGGCAACGGTCTGCTCCAGGCGCTCATGCCCCTGCGCATGCAGGCCGAAGGGATCTCGGTCGCGTCCATCGGCGTCGTGGCGGCGGCCTACGGGCTCGGCTTCTCGACAGGCTGCTTCCTGGCCCCGAGCTTTATCCGGCATGTGGGCTACATCCGGGCCTTTGCCAGCCTCGCGGCGGTGGTGGCAGTCCTGATCCTCGCCATGACCCAGGCGCACTCGACCCTGGCCTGGATCGTTCTGCGCGGACTGACCGGCGTCACGCTCGCGTGCATCTTCACCGTAACGGATGGCTGGATCAGCGCCCGCGCCACGTCGAGCCATCGCGGGCGCATCCTGTCGATCTACATGATCTGCACCAAGGTCGCCCTGATGCTGTCGCCCCTGGGGATCGGCCTCGGCGATATCCGCACGGACGGCCTGTTCATGACCGTGAGCGCCCTGATCACGCTCTCGCTCCTGCCGATCGCCGCAACGACGACGAAGGAACCGGCCGCCCCCCAGGGCGTGCGGATCGAGGTCCGGAAGCTGTTCGCCACCGCGCCATCCGCCGTGGTCGGCGCTTTCGTCGTCGGGTTGGTCAATGGCCCGGTCATTGCCATTACGCCCGTTTTCGGCGTCAGCATCGGATTGGGCCAGGATCAGGCCGCGGCCCTTCTCTTCGCCCTGCAGGCCGGCAGCCTCGCCATGCAATGGCCGCTCGGGTGGCTCTCCGACAGGGCGGACCGACGCTATGTGATCGCCGGGTTGGCCGCAGGGACGAGTCTCGTGTCGCTTCTGATCCTCTGGGCCAGTGCGCAGGGGGCCAATCTGCTGGTTCTATGGTCATTCGCAGCCTGGGGCGGCTTGGCCCTCTGCATCTATTCGGTCTGCGTGGCCCATGCCTGCGACATCGTCGATCCGGGGCAGATCGTATCCACCGTCGGGACTCTGCTGTTTTCCTGGGCCGCCGGCGTCACGGTCGGGCCGCTGTTCGGCGCGGCCGCCATGGAGGTGATGGGGCCGAAGGGGTTGTTCATCTACTCGGGCGTGGCCTCGCTCGGGCTCGTCGCGTTCATCGTGGCCCGGATTCTTAAAGTGGACCGCTCTCCGGCCAAGGGAGGCTTCGCGGATATCGCGCCTACCAGTTCTGCCACGGCAAGCCTGACGCCCCGCGCCGACCTCCAAACCGTCGAAGAACAGGAGCCCGCGACAGACGGCGTGTGCGAGGCGGATAAATCCGGTCAGAAGGCCGAAGCGTCCGCCGTGGCACGGGCCGATACGGCCTCGTAACGGTTGAGGCGTTTGTCGATCATGCCGTCGATCCTGTCATAGACCTCGGCCACGCTGAGCTGGCGGGTCTTCTTGCCGTCCTTGGTGAAGAACAGCGACTTGTTGGACTTCGCGGCCGCCGGGAAAGCGTCCGGAGCGCTCTTCTTCGGGGTGTCGTCCACCAGGGCGATGAACCGGCTCGCGCTGTCCACGCCGAAGAAGTGGGACAGGTAGAACTCCGACCGGCTCAGCTGCCGCCCGAGCTTGGCTTCGATCTTGGCCTTGTCGCGCTTCATCATCTCGGCCGCCATGAGGGCCGAAATATAAGGGTTCCGGCGCAGGCCGAGGATGTGCTGGCGCATGGTGGCATCTGCTACGTCGATCTTCGCCCCCGCGCCTGAAATCGCCTCGGCTTCGGCCGTCAATCCATGCAGGGGGCCGAACGAGCGGACAGCATCAAGCCAGGTGCTGGTGATGAACTGGAACAGGCCGACGGCGGAGGACGTGGAAGCCTTGTTGCCGGGCAGAAAGCTCGACTCCTTGTCCGCCAGGGCCATCATGTAGACCGGGTCCGCTCCCGTGAGCTTGGACGCCCGCATGATCGTATCGACGATCCAGACGGGAACCCGCATCTCCTCGAACTCCATGAATTCCGTCAGTTCGCGGGACACAGGCTCCTCGTTCCTGGCGCTCTCCGAACCAGGTGCATCGGTCAGGGGAATAGACAGGATGATCTGCTTCTGAAGTTCCGCCGGCGTCGTGTCGGCGGCCGCGACCGGAACGATGGCCTCGAGCGGATCGGCCGCCGCCTCGCCGGACATGGAGAACGGCGCCGTCGAATGGGCGGGCGGCAACCGGATCGCATTCGGACCGGCATCGAGCGGCGGCGGCAATGCCGTCCAGGCTTCGGCGGCCGAGGCTGGCTGCGTGTGGACCGCCGCGCCGATGGCGATCGTCAGACATGCGCTGAGACCGAAGCACTTGGTGAGGTCCAGCAGGGTTTTCCCTCCCTGGGAGGGCAGGAGGCAGGCATCGACAAGCGACCGGAAGCCGGCCTTCTTTTCGTTCTCAAGGC
This region of Microvirga mediterraneensis genomic DNA includes:
- the ggt gene encoding gamma-glutamyltransferase; its protein translation is MITHHALRRNLLSLGLLAGIALPGPVFAQALAPAPEAPTGRAAKSVGTATKDMVAAANPLAAQAGREILAAGGSAVDAAVAVQLVLNLVEPQSSGIGGGAFMVFWDGKTMTTLDGRETAPAAAKPERFLGPDGKPMKFYDAVVGGRSVGVPGTLRLLEAAHRNWGKLSWQQVIEPAARLAEEGFAISPRLNGLLTQEKYLQNDPVARAYFYEADGTPKTVGTILKNPAFAKTLRTIAEKGADAFYTGEIAQDIVTTVTGHATNPGDMTLDDLKGYKVQERDALCGNYRTYRICGMGPPSSGQVAVQQIMSILETQDMASLKPGPDAVHWIAEAGRLAYADRALFVADPAFVNVPVKGLTDPGYLKSRAALIDPAKSMGKAKPGDPPFQKTFLWGPSEGIEFGTSHMSIVDRNGNAVSMTTTIEDGFGSRLMTKSGFLLNNELTDFSFATTEDDKPIANRVEPGKRPRSSMAPTIVLDGSGKLYAAVGSPGGSLIINYVAKTLVGLLDWKLDPQVAADLPNVGSRNGPTELEAGTEAEGWKAALEAKGHEVKLIAQNSGIHAIVVTPNGLVGGADSRREGVAIGND
- a CDS encoding MFS transporter is translated as MNSSLALIWTITAATTLLQAGNGLLQALMPLRMQAEGISVASIGVVAAAYGLGFSTGCFLAPSFIRHVGYIRAFASLAAVVAVLILAMTQAHSTLAWIVLRGLTGVTLACIFTVTDGWISARATSSHRGRILSIYMICTKVALMLSPLGIGLGDIRTDGLFMTVSALITLSLLPIAATTTKEPAAPQGVRIEVRKLFATAPSAVVGAFVVGLVNGPVIAITPVFGVSIGLGQDQAAALLFALQAGSLAMQWPLGWLSDRADRRYVIAGLAAGTSLVSLLILWASAQGANLLVLWSFAAWGGLALCIYSVCVAHACDIVDPGQIVSTVGTLLFSWAAGVTVGPLFGAAAMEVMGPKGLFIYSGVASLGLVAFIVARILKVDRSPAKGGFADIAPTSSATASLTPRADLQTVEEQEPATDGVCEADKSGQKAEASAVARADTAS
- a CDS encoding transglycosylase SLT domain-containing protein, whose product is MQIALTASQDACQQTAICLENEKKAGFRSLVDACLLPSQGGKTLLDLTKCFGLSACLTIAIGAAVHTQPASAAEAWTALPPPLDAGPNAIRLPPAHSTAPFSMSGEAAADPLEAIVPVAAADTTPAELQKQIILSIPLTDAPGSESARNEEPVSRELTEFMEFEEMRVPVWIVDTIMRASKLTGADPVYMMALADKESSFLPGNKASTSSAVGLFQFITSTWLDAVRSFGPLHGLTAEAEAISGAGAKIDVADATMRQHILGLRRNPYISALMAAEMMKRDKAKIEAKLGRQLSRSEFYLSHFFGVDSASRFIALVDDTPKKSAPDAFPAAAKSNKSLFFTKDGKKTRQLSVAEVYDRIDGMIDKRLNRYEAVSARATADASAF